CGTTACGACCGGCATGATCAAGGCGGGCAGGACGACCAGGACGAGCAGACTGCGCTTGTCGCGGAATGCCTCGAGCGTCTCCTTCCAATACACGGCCCGGATCCAGCTGCCGGTCTCGTGCGACCGCGACTGCGCGGCGCGGTCTCCGCCGGCGCCCCGCATCCAGGCCCACGCCACGCGCATCATGTGACGATGCTCTGCCCGACCATCGTCATGAAGATCTCTTCGAGGTCTTGCCCGGTCTCCGCCTTCAGCGCGGCAAGATCGCCCTCCGCCCGAATGCGGCCGCCGGCAATGATCGCGACCCGGTCGCACAGGCGCTCGGCCTCTTCCATCATGTGGGTCGAGAGGATCACGCACCGCCCCTCGGTCTTGAACCGCAGGACGAAGTCGCGCACGGAGCGCGCGGAGAAGACGTCGAGCCCGGAGGTTGGCTCGTCGAGGAACACGACCGGCGGGTTGTGGATCAGGGCCCTGGCCACGTTCACTTTCTGCTTCATGCCCTTGCTGTAGGTATCGGTCAGCCGGTCCAGGTGCGTGGTCAACTCCAGCGCGTCGGCGATCTCGACGATCCGCTGCTCGAGCTCCGGACCTCCGTGGCCGTACAACCGGCCGGCGTAGCGGATCGCCTCGCGCCCGCTGAGCCGGCCGTACACGCCGGCGTTCTCCGGCAGCACCCCGATGGACCGCCGCACCGCCTCGGGATCGCGAACGACGTCATGGCCGGCGATGCGGGCCGTGCCCGACGTGGGCTTCAAGATGGTCGTCAGCATGCGGATCGTCGTGGTCTTGCCCGCCCCGTTCGGACCGAGCAGGCCGAAGACTTCCCCGGCGTAGCACTGGAACGACACGCCCCGCACGGCGTGGTAGCTTTTGAACTTCTTTTGGAGGTCGCGCGCCTCGACGAGCAGCCGTCCCCCCTCGTCGGCCTCGGTCCGGCCGGACGGCCTCGCCTGCGAGGTGACGCTCATCTCAGAACAGCCCCAACCGCACGGCGCTCAGCACGAATACGGGAATCAAGGAGACCGCCACCGCGATATGGGCCGGGCTCACGGCAGAACAGTCGTCGAGCGGCCCGGGGTGTCCGCGCCGGATCATAAAGAGCACCAGCACGCTCATCAGCCAGTAGC
This DNA window, taken from bacterium, encodes the following:
- a CDS encoding ABC transporter ATP-binding protein encodes the protein MSVTSQARPSGRTEADEGGRLLVEARDLQKKFKSYHAVRGVSFQCYAGEVFGLLGPNGAGKTTTIRMLTTILKPTSGTARIAGHDVVRDPEAVRRSIGVLPENAGVYGRLSGREAIRYAGRLYGHGGPELEQRIVEIADALELTTHLDRLTDTYSKGMKQKVNVARALIHNPPVVFLDEPTSGLDVFSARSVRDFVLRFKTEGRCVILSTHMMEEAERLCDRVAIIAGGRIRAEGDLAALKAETGQDLEEIFMTMVGQSIVT